A region of Corvus cornix cornix isolate S_Up_H32 chromosome 3, ASM73873v5, whole genome shotgun sequence DNA encodes the following proteins:
- the PRPH2 gene encoding peripherin-2, translated as MALLKVKFNQKKRVKLAQGLWLMNWFSVFAGILVFSMGLFLKIELRKRSEVMDNSESHFVPNSLILMGILSCAFNGFAGKICYDSLDPAKFAKWKPLLKPYLALCCVFNILIFFVALMCFLMRGSLDSTLAQGLKNGMKFYRDTDTPGRCFMKKTIDMLQIEFKCCGNNGYKDWFEIQWISNRYLDFSSKEVKDRIKSNVDGRYLVDGVPFSCCNPSSPRPCIQYQVTNNSAHYSYDYQTEELNLWRRGCREALLNYYSGMMSSMGAVTLLVWLFEMSVMVGLRLLHTSLESIANPEDPECESEGWILENSLKDTFKSALENLKKLGKFNQVEAGGEGAEGEEGGKTPAITTVS; from the exons ATGGCACTGCTGAAAGTCAAATTCAATCAGAAGAAACGGGTAAAACTAGCACAGGGACTATGGCTCATGAACTGGTTTTCGGTCTTTGCTGGAATCCTTGTTTTTAGCATGGGATTGTTCCTCAAAATTGAGCTCCGGAAGCGAAGCGAAGTGATGGACAATTCTGAAAGCCACTTTGTGCCCAATTCTTTGATATTGATGGGTATATTATCCTGCGCCTTCAATGGTTTTGCTGGCAAAATTTGTTACGATTCTCTGGATCCCGCTAAGTTTGCCAAGTGGAAGCCTTTGCTGAAACCTTACCTGGCACTATGCTGCGTTTTTAACATACTCATTTTCTTCGTTGCTCTGATGTGCTTTCTCATGCGGGGCTCCCTGGACAGCACCCTGGCCCAGGGGCTCAAGAACGGCATGAAGTTCTACCGGGACACGGACACCCCCGGAAGGTGCTTCATGAAGAAGACCATCGACATGCTCCAGATTGAGTTCAAGTGCTGTGGCAACAACGGCTACAAAGATTGGTTTGAAATCCAGTGGATCAGCAACAGATATCTGGACTTCAGCTCCAAAGAAGTGAAAGA TCGGATCAAAAGCAACGTGGACGGGAGGTACCTGGTGGACGGCGtccccttcagctgctgcaaccccagctcccccaggcCCTGCATCCAGTACCAGGTCACCAACAACTCTGCCCACTACAGCTACGACTACCAGACCGAGGAGCTCAACCTGTGGCGCCGCGGCTGCCGGGAAGCGCTCCTCAACTACTACAGCGGCATGATGAGCTCCATGGGCGCCGTCACCCTCCTCGTCTGGCTCTTTGAG ATGTCGGTGATGGTTGGCTTGCGCCTGCTGCACACCTCCCTGGAAAGCATTGCCAATCCCGAAGACCCCGAATGTGAAAGCGAAGGGTGGATCCTGGAGAACAGCCTGAAGGACACTTTCAAATCTGCGCTGGAGAATTTGAAAAAGCTGGGTAAGTTCAACCAGGTGGAAGCAGGAGGCGAAGGGGCCGAAGGAGAGGAAGGTGGGAAGACGCCAGCCATCACAACGGTCAGTTGA